The genome window GAGGGTGTCGTTTCGCAGGTACAGGCGCGCATCATCGACTTGAAGCGCTCCAGCGCGACAGTTGACTGGCTCCGTGATCGCCGTGAGAAAGCCAAAATTGAAATCAATGAGGATGCGTTGGTAAATTCGATAGACAAGGCAAAGTATGACGTTAAGGGTTAGATTCATATTCCTATTGGTTGGTCTCTGCTGCTTCTCAACGCTGGCTTACGCATGGGAACCGCTTGACAAAATCGTCGCCGTAGTCGGCGATCGCGTGGTGCTTGCTTCCGAACTGCAGTTCCAACTGGAAATGTACGAAACGCAAGCCGCTGACCAGCTCAAAACTCCCGAGCAGAAAGCTCATTTCAAGGAAGAACTCCTTCGCCAGATGATCAATGACCGGTTGATCCTCATCAAAGCCAAGGAAGACACCTCCATTGTCGTCGATGACAAACAAGTCGATCAGGCTCTCGAAGAGCGTATGACGGACCTGCGCAGCCGTTTTCGCTCAACTCAAGAGTTTGAGAACCAACTTGCTGTCGAAGGCTACACCATGCGCGACCTGCGCAACAAGCTTCGCGTTGATATTCACGATCAGCTGGTGAAAGACCGCCTCGTACAGAAATTATTGAGCAAAGTCTCGGTTACTCGCGATGAAGTCGAGAAGTTCTATTCTACCTATCGCGACAGTCTTCCGCCTCATCCGAACTCAATCAAATTGGCTCATTTGCTTCTCAAATTGACTGCCTCTTCCCAGATTTCCGACTCGCTCAAACTAATGGCAGAGTCCCTGCGCGAACGCATCAGTCAAGGCGAGAGCTTTGAAGCTCTGGCGGAACAATTCTCCGAAGATCCTTCCGCCGAAGGCGGCGGCGATATCGGCACCTTCCGCAAGGGTGACCTCGTGCCGGAGTATGAAAAGGCCGCACTGGCATTG of bacterium contains these proteins:
- a CDS encoding peptidylprolyl isomerase, producing MTLRVRFIFLLVGLCCFSTLAYAWEPLDKIVAVVGDRVVLASELQFQLEMYETQAADQLKTPEQKAHFKEELLRQMINDRLILIKAKEDTSIVVDDKQVDQALEERMTDLRSRFRSTQEFENQLAVEGYTMRDLRNKLRVDIHDQLVKDRLVQKLLSKVSVTRDEVEKFYSTYRDSLPPHPNSIKLAHLLLKLTASSQISDSLKLMAESLRERISQGESFEALAEQFSEDPSAEGGGDIGTFRKGDLVPEYEKAALALNPGEVSPVVHTAFGYHIIKLVGKADESFHTKHILLLEKSSNSDSTRVYSEAEALVTRAKSGEDWATLVKDYSTDDRTRANFGELGWYALAELPDEFKGGLVGLEIGGISKPVWSEEGLHIIKLLDRKDERAVSLADDYDMLKEYARRQKSSEVIAQIVDEMKERVYIDLRGI